In Macaca thibetana thibetana isolate TM-01 chromosome 8, ASM2454274v1, whole genome shotgun sequence, one DNA window encodes the following:
- the FGF17 gene encoding fibroblast growth factor 17 isoform X2, with amino-acid sequence MTDQLSRRQIREYQLYSRTSGKHVQVTGRRISATAEDGNKFAKLIVETDTFGSRVRIKGAESEKYICMNKRGKLIGKPSGKSKDCVFTEIVLENNYTAFQNARHEGWFMAFTRQGRPRQASRSRQNQREAHFIKRLYQGQLPFPNHAEKQKQFEFVGSAPTRRTKRTRRPQPLT; translated from the exons ATGACCGACCAGCTGAGCAGGCGGCAGATCCGCGAGTACCAGCTCTACAGCCGGACCAGTGGCAAGCACGTGCAGGTCACCGGGCGTCGCATCTCCGCCACTGCTGAGGACGGCAACAAGTTTG CCAAGCTCATAGTGGAGACGGACACATTTGGCAGCCGAGTTCGCATCAAAGGGGCTGAGAGCGAGAAGTACATCTGTATGAACAAGAGGGGCAAGCTCATCGGGAAG CCCAGCGGGAAGAGCAAAGACTGCGTGTTCACGGAGATCGTGCTGGAGAACAACTACACGGCCTTCCAGAACGCCCGGCACGAGGGCTGGTTCATGGCCTTCACGAGGCAGGGGCGGCCCCGCCAGGCTTCCCGCAGCCGCCAGAACCAGCGCGAGGCCCACTTCATCAAGCGCCTCTACCAGGGCCAGCTGCCCTTCCCTAACCATGCCGAGAAGCAGAAGCAGTTCGAGTTTGTGGGCTCCGCCCCCACCCGCCGGACCAAGCGCACGCGGCGGCCCCAGCCCCTCACGTAG